The Cylindrospermum stagnale PCC 7417 genome segment GCTCGAAACCATCACTTTGGCCAGGACGACTACCACCACCGATCACCAGCTTCAGCTTCCCCTCACCCCTAAAACTAGACTTAGCAACAGCTCGCACTAAAGTTTCAATTCCTTTGCGGCGATCAAAGCGGCCAACATAAAGAACCATCTTCGCATCAGGGGCAATTCCCAACATCTGCCTTGCTGTAGACCGCTCAATTCCACCAAATTTCTCAATATCAGTACCACAGGGGATCATTTCCGTTCGCCCTCCGGTGGAAACAAGTATCCGCATGTGCTTCTGCTCTTGGGGACTAGTCGCAACTACACGGTCTACAGTCTCTAAACAAGCTTTTTCCACCGCTAACCGTTGGGTAGCAATAACGGGCACATCGCCAATAGTTCTATATTTAACTGCTCCTAAAGAGTGGTAAGTATGCACTTGAATCAGCGGCTGATGCTTTTTCAATTCCATGCCTACCCAAGAGGATAACCAATAATTTGTATGCACTAGGGAGTAACGGTATCCCTGACGCTGTTGGAATCGCCGGAATTCGGCGACAAATTCTGGTAGATGGGCAAACAAATCATCCCGCCCAATAAACTCGACCGGCCCAGCCTTTAACCGAATCGTGCGACAGTTAGGGCTATGTTGCACAATCGCCGCTTGCTCAGAACTACTGAAGCGAGTGAACATATCCACCTGCCAACCCTGCTCGGCTAATGCATAACCAACTTGACGCACATAGACGTTTTGTCCCCCTGCCTCTTCTTGTCCTATGTCTGCGGTAGGATCACCATCAACGGAAATAAGGGCAACGCGATACTTTTGACTGTGGTACATAGTCGATATTTACCTCAAGGCAACTATATCCTGCCTCAGACGCCAGAATTTACTTCAGAGTCAAGGGCAGGCACAACGAAGTGCAAAGTTACCAGCCAAGGATACTGACGAAAACAACGCATTACTTGTAATAATCACGCTGCTCGTTCAATCTCCTCTCAATGCCGACGAAGTTAGCTGACGGGCTAGGACTGAGAGATGTCCTTCTGGAAAAAGATCAAGTACCAAGTCGAAAGGATAAAGTTTGATTATTGTTATCCTTTTGACTCTAGCTTTCTCTTTCTAGCAAATTCGCCCCAGAACTGGTTCCTCCGTTCCCGATTTACCTTGATACATAATGTATCTTTAAGGCAAATGATGGATTAGGCAGACTGATTTTTATTCCCTTAAATAATAATGTATGATCATCAGCAAAGTCAAGAGGAACCACAAAATAATTGTGATCTGAATCACGGTATATTTTGTGTCCAAGTTAATAACAATTAGCGGTTAGGTAGAACGACAGTGGAATCAAACCTTACTAAAGTTTTGGTTGAGTTGCTTACCTCAGTACCTCAACCAAAGGTATAGGAAAATAAATACTCAATTGCCTCCTCAATAAATTTGTGCCAAATTTCATTAGGAATCCAAACTTGATGTAAAGTTTGCCTTGCCTCTGTCTCATTGATACCTTGATGAAGGCGGCGATAAAGATACATAAAAGCTGAAACTCTCATATTGGCAGCACAGTGAACAAATATTTTTTTATCAGCATTCGTTGCCATGAGGCTAAAAAACTCTGTTAGATCCTCAATAGTGGGATTTTCCCAAAGCACAGGAATGTTTACATATTCCATACCTTGAGATTCCACAATTTCTTGTTCATTAGATAAAGCATTATTTGAAGTTGGCAGTGCCAAATTTATAATTAATTGATATCCTGACTGTTTGATTACGGCAAACTGTTTTGCTGTTGGTTGCCCAGAAGTAGCAATTACATCGGATATTTTGAGAAAATTGGATATATCTTCAATACCATTCGTAGACATATTTTCAAATCTTTGATTTCGTTTTAAGTTTCGTATAGAGCACCATCTTGGTGTGTGAAAATGCGATTACCTCCGGCATCAGATTTGGCAACCAAGTCATCATCTGGATAGTAAGCTTCATCATCAGCAGTTCTATCCCCAACTTCCAGATACACTACCAATGCTTGAGAATGATTTACCAGTTGATGTCCATCTGCTTTACCTGCTGCAAAACCAGCCATCATTCCTGGTTTGAGGATTTGCTCTCCTGCATTAGTAACTAAAGTCACTTCACCTTGAATAAGATAAATAAACTCATCTTGTTTCGTGTGCCAATGTCTGAGTGCAGAACAGCTTCCTGGTGCCAGAGTAACTAAATTAACACCAAAGTTTCTCAATCCTGCCGCATTGCCTAAAGCCTGTTTCACTCTTCCTATTACCAGAGGCTGAAATTCAGCGGGGTAAATTGAACTTGTCCGACTGGGGACATTTTCTGGATTAATGATCATTTTGTTTCTTCCTGAGGTAATTGTTTGTGTTGGTACATTAATTCAAATTTACCCGCAGCACTTATAAAGCCCCAGCGTTGATAGAATGGAACCATTTCCGGTGAACAGAACAGAGAAATATGTTCAATCTTACTCAACTGAGAATGATTCATCACTGCATCTAGTAATTTAGCACCAAGACCGATTTTTCTATGGGTAGACTTAACAATTACATCGTAAATAATTGCCCGATAGACAAAATCAGTGAAAACACGAGTAAAACCAATCAAATGTTCGTTTTCATCTACCAAAGCAATAATAATATTTGAGTTTGCCAGCATCTTAACAACGCCTTGATATGTGCGGTTTTTACTCCAAAACTCGTTTTTGTACAATTCCACAAGTTCTAAAATCTGGTTTTCCGTTAACTGGTGAATAATTTGATAACTCATGAGTAAGTTTAAATTAAAAACAGGGACAATGAATTGTAAAATTGTTTAGCTCTCATCAAGAAGTATAGCAAATATTATTTGGATGAGGTACAAATTCAACTGTATTCATCTGTGGTTTAATAGTTATTTCTGTACTAACTTATTGCTATTTTTTATACAATTTACTACGCAAATGCAAAAAAAAACCTCTAGTAGTGATCATAAATTTAGCTTAATCAAAATCTAATTTCATTTTGAATGAAATTCCACCAACACGGTTGAGTCTATTGCTGCCATCCACAATTTTCCAGCCGCATCGCTGATATAAAGACAAGGCGGGGTTTGAACTTCTGACACTGAGTGATATAGATGGATAAAAATCTTTAGCGGCTGGTAACAAATGCTTAATTAACTGTGTGCCAATTCCTTGATTTCTATATTCGGGCAGAACTGCGATTGCGAGTTCTGGAGTTTGGTGATCAACATAACCATATCCCTGATTTTCACCTGTCAGCAAACGTAACCAAGCTGCTCCTACTGGCAGATGATTACTTAATAAAGTAGCAACAACACCCAGATCATTTTCACAGCCCCAGTTTTTCACATATTTGGTCAAATCAGGATGATTCATGGCATCATTTATTGTCAGGTTTTCTTCTGACATTTGTGTTGCTTCATAGAGCATTCGCCAAAGAAATGGCTCATCTTCTTGTGTGAGTGGACGAATTACATAAATTGATTTATCCATATCTCTATTCTGCTGTTACGAAACCTAGGTTAATTTACTCAGTGGAGTTTTTAAGCCGTCAATGCTGGTGAGATTTTTCTGCTGATGATAGTCTTTAATTCCCTGTTCGCCTTTTTTAATAGCCCAATTTACTAAAGTTTCTCGCTGTCCTTGGTATTCATAAAGTGGGACAGCAAAACCACAGGAAGTCTGCACACGTTCTATATCCGCCACAATAATTTGACGAGTTCCAGGAATCGGCTCAAACAGAGGATACAGGGAGTTCCAGTCGGGGGAATCTGGTAAAATTGTGTATCCCCGACCATAGAGACGGAGGATAGATGGGGGGCCATCAAAGGCGCAAAACATGAAGGTAATTCGCCCATTTTCTTGAATATGGGCTGAGGTTTCATTACCACTACCTGTCAAATCTAGATAAGCTACACGGTGGGGAGAGAGGATGCGAAAGCTTTCTAAACCTTTGGGAGAAAGGTTAACGTGACCTGTAGGATCTAGAGGTGCGGAACCAACAAAGAACAGGTGTTGAGCTGCAATAAATGCTTGCAGTTCTTCAGTGATAGAGTCAATAATTTTAGCCATACATTGTTTGATGTGGATAATCAGCCGGAAAACAACGAGTTGAGCTATATCTATGGACAAGGTTCACAGGTCTACCTTTGCTAGTATAGATTTTCGCGGCAATATTTAGATATAGCAGTGAAAATTAGATATGCATTATGCAGAACCCTTGTAGAGGCGTTGCATGCAATGTCTCTACATTTTTAAGAGAGATGTCTATTGCCTTTCTAATATTATGTCGTCAATCTTTGTTCCGCCGCCAATACAGCGAATCAATAGCGAAATTGCCCATCATGCTGGTGTTGCTTTGGATGTGCTGCGCCTCGACCTGATGCACCCGTGGGTTAATGGCAATAAATGGTTTAAGTTGAAGTATAACTTGCTGGAAGCAAAGCAGAAAAATTTGACGACGCTGCTCACTTTTGGGGGTGCTTATTCTAACCATATTTTTGCTACTGCTGCGGCTGGTAATCTTTTGGGATTCCGCACTATTGGGGTGATTCGTGGGGAGGAGAGACTACCGCTAAATTCGACGTTGAGTTTTGCTGTACAGCAGGGGATGCAGTTAGTTTACCTTAACCGGGAAAGGTACCGCCAACGGCAGACAGTAGAGTTACAGGCAGAACTGAGACAACAATTTGGTGAGGTGTTTATTATTCCGGAAGGTGGTAGCAACCTTAATGGTGTGCGTGGCTGTATGGAAATAATCGAGGCAGTGGGGGCGGTTGATACGGTATGTGTAGCCTGCGGCACGGGTACAACTTTGGCTGGGATGGCGCTATCACTGCATCAAGGACAAAATGCGATCGCCTTTCCTGTGTTGAAAAATGGCGACTTTCTCGCGGCGGAAATCGGCAATCTACTCACAAATTACCTCGATTCTGGGATGCCTGCACCAAATAGCACTCCAGCATCTTGGGAACTGGTGTGTGATTATCACTTCGGCGGTTATGCCAAGGTGAATGATCAGTTATTGCAGTTTGCCCAGCAATTCACAAAGGATTACAACATACCCCTAGATTACGTATATACCGCAAAGATGTTTTTTGGGGTTATGGATTTATTACAGCAGGGATTTTTCCAAAAAGGCGATCGCATCCTCTTAATACATACCGGCGGCTTACAGGGCAATATTGGTATAGAACAGCGACTAAAATAACCCTTTAAGGTGAAACCGTACTTAAACAATCTAGGTTATTCTAACTGAATAACTAGAATTGAAAGATATCTGCACCTATCTACCAAACTTTTGCTTAAAAAGGGTGAATTTATATGGTTTTAGCATCTAAAGCGAAGATTGACCCAAATTACCCCCCAGGACCAAAACATCACTGGTTAATGGGTGTAGTATCTGAATACACCCGCAATCCCATAGGTTTTATGAGTGAGTGCGCCAAAGAGTACGGTGATATTGTTTACTGGCAATGGCCATTGCTTTCGTTTTATCAGCTTAATCACCCCGACCATATCGAAGAGGTGCTAGTTAAAAAGAACAATCTATTTAGCAAACATCTGAGTTTACAGATATTGCAACGGATGTTTGGTAATGGACTATTATCCAGCGAAGGGGATTTTTGGCAGCGTCAACGACGACTGACACAACCAGCTTTCCATCGCGATCGCATTTTCTCTTATGGGGAGGTGATGGTTGACTACACCAATCGCCTGCTAACTAATTGGAGTGATGGCAAAATTATTGCTATTCACGAAGAAATGATGCACCTCACCTTAGAAATTGTTGCCAAAACCTTATTTGGGGCTGAGGTGACGGAAGTAGAAACGGTAGAGAAGATCATGCAGATAAGCATGGCGTATTTTGATGACCGCAACAATAACTTTTTATTATTCGTGATTCCTGATTGGGTGCCACTACCTCACAACCTGCGTTTTCAAAAGGCAGCACAGCAGTTTGATGAGATTATTTATCCCATTATTCAGCGACGACGAGAAAGTGGTGAAGATCAAGGTGATTTGCTGTCAATGCTGTTGCAAATGCAGGATGAAAATGGCAATAGGATGAGTGATAAACAACTGCGAGATGAAGCCGTAACGCTATTTATTGCAGGTCATGAAACCACTGCTTTGGCAATATCTTGGGGGTGGTATTTGTTATCTCAGCATCCAGAAATTGAACAGAAATTGCACGTAGAACTACAAACTGTGTTGGCTGGTAGAACTCCAACTTTTGCTGATTTACCTCAGTTACCTTATACCGACAGAGTGATAATGGAAATAATGCGATTATATCCACCTGCTTGGGCTATGGTTCGCACAGCTTTAGAGGACTGTGAAATTGCTGGTTATCCTGTGCGTGCTGGCGACAGTATGATTATGAGTCAATGGATAATGCACCGCGACTCCCGTTATTTTGATCAGCCGGAAGTTTTCAACCCCGACCGCTGGGAAGGAGATTTGGCAAAACGGATACCAACGTTTGCATATTTTCCCTTTGGTGGAGGCCCGAGAATTTGCATTGGTCAATCTTTTGCAAAAATGGAAGCGGTGCTTTTATTGGCAACTATTTCTCAGAAGTTTCGGTTAACATTGATGCCAGATCAGGAAATTACACCGTGGCCTGCTTTTAGCCTGCGTCCTAAATATGGGATGAAGATGTTGTTAAATCAGCGGTAGTAGAAAGGGTGGGGAAACCCCGCCCCTACAATTTTCTAAGGTTGATTTTTTACAGATTTGTTTAAATTCTGTTTTTCTGCTAACCAGGTAAATAATATAACACCACAAAGGTCAGCAGCTAAGTCAATTAAATCAAAGCTGCGATAGGGTGTAAATAGTTGAATTATCTCGTCCAATACACAAAAGAACATCACAAGAAATGGTGCAAGGGGAAGAGAAATGTTGAAGATTTGAATTTTGCGTTTATCTAAGGCTAGATGGCTCAAGTAAGCAGCAATTCCTAGCAAGATAAAATGACAAACTGTATCGAAATAGGGAAATTGTGGTATTTGCGTGGGGATGACTCTGAGGTAGGCTGATAGAGAGATGGACATCAAAATTGCAAAGTAAACCCAAAACGCGAAAATCCAACGCTGACGAGATGTCATTTTGATGCTTTTAAATGGTGTTTTTAATAAATACAACAATTAAAAAGAGCATTCCGCAATTGGGAATCCACTATTTTGCTAAAACTTTCTGAAATTAATATTAATTTAAGTGTGTATCTTTAGGACGTGATATCATGTCCGGTTGAATACTTATCATATCTGTGAGGGCTGGTAATGGGTAATGGGTAATTGGTAATTGGGAAAAAGGAAAACAGCAATTACCAACAAGGCCAAACTTATTATAAGTAATTAACCGGACTTGATATGATATTAGGGACTTCCAAAAAAATATCCAATCAGTAGGGACACAGCATTGCTGTGTCCCTACGAGTCTATGATTACTGGATATTTTATTTTTTGGTATTCCCTTACAGGGATTTTCAGGTAATTAGATTGTCCCTAGGTGAATTGAATATGTACCAAATATTCAATTATCCTACGTATTAAGCGTGCAAATTTGCTTGTTCTTGCAACCAGGGATCTACTGATTGTCCATCTTTGCGCTTTAATTCTATTTCTACTACCATCACTTCTCTAGAACCAGCAGGTGCGGGTTTTTTATGAAAAATAATGTCGTAGTCTGCGGGATTATGTTGACGTTCTTGCAACCATTCTTGTACTTTTGTTGTCGCAAAGAATGATTGACCTTGTTCAAACATTCTGGTAATTTGTAATTGCAGGGTGTAGGGATTTATCCGACTCATTTTATAATTCCTTGATAAAAACTAATCTTCCGTATTAAAATCTACTTTATCATAAATATCTGCTAGCAAAATTTGGCAGGGAACAGAGGCTAAATTTAAGCTGGTATCTCCATCTTCAAATTCGGAAAATATCCATTTATTGCTCTCAACTTTGCAGTATTGCTCAACGTGCATTGTATCCTGGTCTATGAGAATATATTCTTTAAAGCTAGGAATTGAGCGATAAGCGGCAAATTTTTCATCTTTATCATAGCTTTTGGTGGATTTTGATAAAACTTCAGCAATCATTACTGGGTTAGTCAGAGTGTCTCTTCTTCCTTCTGCAAACACTAAGGGAGTTTGGACAACCATCACATCAGGGTAGGTGTGAATTCTCTTGTTAGGAATCCAGAGACGTTGGTCTGTAACAAAGACTCGATAAGGTTGGCGCTTAAGAAGATAGTTCAGTGTACCACTGAAATTAAGTGCAATTTGATTATGATTTGGTGTTCCGCCTGTCATTGGTATAATTAATCCATCAATATATTCGTGACGTATTTCTGAATTTACCTCTTGTTCTAGATATTCTTCAGGTGAATAGTAGCGTTTTTCTTGGGCAATAGTCATGATATTTTAACTCCTAAGACTGCGAGTTATTAAGTTATCTAGGTTGTGGATTTGTCGATTTTAATGATTTCAATAATTTATCTATTTTAAATTTTTAAAACTTTTATTAATAAATTATGGGCAGGCGAGACGCCCGCCCTACAGTAATGTTAACTCAAGGTAGAACGCAATTCATTTAGTGCGGTTTCTAATGCTTCGGGTAATTTACTCGCATCTTTTCCGCCGGCTTGGGCTAAGTTGGGTCTTCCGCCACCGCCTCCACCACATATTTTAGCGATCGCACCGACAAATTTACCAGCTTGCAGTCCTTTTTTATTCACCTCTGGGCTGAAAGCTGCTACTATACTCACTTTCCCCGCTTCGGGAACCGAACCCAGCACTACTGCACCGATAGCGATTTTTTGCAATAAACGTTCCGCAGCAGATTTCAAAGATTCGGCGTCAACGTCTTCGAGTTGGGCGACAATGATTTTAAATTCGCCGATACTTGCGGATGTTTGCAGTAAACTGTCAGATTTAGCGATCGCTAATTGCGATTTTAAACCTTCCACTTGTTTTTGGCTGTTTCGCAGTTCGGTTTGCAGAGTTGTGATTCTTTCCGGCACTTCTTCTGGTTTCACCTTAAAGCGATCGCACAAATCCTTGACAACTTTATCCCGCACATTGAGATAATCTAAAATCGCCGGGCCAGAAACTGCCTCAATCCGCCTTACCCCAGAAGCCACACCAGCCTCAGAAATAATCTTAAATACGCCGATTTCCGCCGTATTGCTAACATGAGTTCCACCGCAGAGTTCCATCGACACGGCAGGAAAATCAATCACCCGCACTTCTTCACCATACTTCTCTCCAAACATTGCCACAGCACCTCTAGCTTTTGCCTCTGCCAAAGGTAAGACTTCGATTTTCGCAGAATGCGCTTCCGCAATCCAAGTATTCACCTGTTCTTCAACTTGTTGCACTTCCTCCGCCGTTAAACCACGGGGACAGTTGAAATCAAAGCGCAACCTGTCGAAAGAAACGAGAGAACCAGCTTGAGAAATACCGTTATCAACAATTTTCTTTAACGCTGCTTGCAATAAATGCGTTGCGGTATGATTTGCTTGAGCACGACGCCGACAAGCGCTGTCGATTTGGGCGGTAACGGTATCGCCTACCCGTAATGTACCCCGTTCGATGCGTCCGAAGTGAACAAAGAAATCAGATTCCTTTTTCACATCTTCCACCCGAACTAAGATTCCATCACCAGAGATATAACCTCTGTCCCCAATTTGTCCCCCCGATTCAGC includes the following:
- a CDS encoding glycosyltransferase; amino-acid sequence: MYHSQKYRVALISVDGDPTADIGQEEAGGQNVYVRQVGYALAEQGWQVDMFTRFSSSEQAAIVQHSPNCRTIRLKAGPVEFIGRDDLFAHLPEFVAEFRRFQQRQGYRYSLVHTNYWLSSWVGMELKKHQPLIQVHTYHSLGAVKYRTIGDVPVIATQRLAVEKACLETVDRVVATSPQEQKHMRILVSTGGRTEMIPCGTDIEKFGGIERSTARQMLGIAPDAKMVLYVGRFDRRKGIETLVRAVAKSSFRGEGKLKLVIGGGSRPGQSDGFERDRISRIVAELGLEDQTIFPGRLDDTVLPYYYAAADVCVVPSHYEPFGLVPVEAMASQTPVVASNVGGLQFTVVPEVTGLLVPAKDQVGFAAAIDRILANPAWRDELGVAGRQRVEIAFSWYSVASRLTQLYTHLLPPTATRSQNQPQIAA
- a CDS encoding protein tyrosine phosphatase family protein, translated to MSTNGIEDISNFLKISDVIATSGQPTAKQFAVIKQSGYQLIINLALPTSNNALSNEQEIVESQGMEYVNIPVLWENPTIEDLTEFFSLMATNADKKIFVHCAANMRVSAFMYLYRRLHQGINETEARQTLHQVWIPNEIWHKFIEEAIEYLFSYTFG
- a CDS encoding cupin domain-containing protein, which translates into the protein MIINPENVPSRTSSIYPAEFQPLVIGRVKQALGNAAGLRNFGVNLVTLAPGSCSALRHWHTKQDEFIYLIQGEVTLVTNAGEQILKPGMMAGFAAGKADGHQLVNHSQALVVYLEVGDRTADDEAYYPDDDLVAKSDAGGNRIFTHQDGALYET
- a CDS encoding GNAT family N-acetyltransferase translates to MSYQIIHQLTENQILELVELYKNEFWSKNRTYQGVVKMLANSNIIIALVDENEHLIGFTRVFTDFVYRAIIYDVIVKSTHRKIGLGAKLLDAVMNHSQLSKIEHISLFCSPEMVPFYQRWGFISAAGKFELMYQHKQLPQEETK
- a CDS encoding GNAT family N-acetyltransferase: MDKSIYVIRPLTQEDEPFLWRMLYEATQMSEENLTINDAMNHPDLTKYVKNWGCENDLGVVATLLSNHLPVGAAWLRLLTGENQGYGYVDHQTPELAIAVLPEYRNQGIGTQLIKHLLPAAKDFYPSISLSVRSSNPALSLYQRCGWKIVDGSNRLNRVGGISFKMKLDFD
- a CDS encoding pyridoxamine 5'-phosphate oxidase family protein, producing MAKIIDSITEELQAFIAAQHLFFVGSAPLDPTGHVNLSPKGLESFRILSPHRVAYLDLTGSGNETSAHIQENGRITFMFCAFDGPPSILRLYGRGYTILPDSPDWNSLYPLFEPIPGTRQIIVADIERVQTSCGFAVPLYEYQGQRETLVNWAIKKGEQGIKDYHQQKNLTSIDGLKTPLSKLT
- a CDS encoding 1-aminocyclopropane-1-carboxylate deaminase/D-cysteine desulfhydrase is translated as MSSIFVPPPIQRINSEIAHHAGVALDVLRLDLMHPWVNGNKWFKLKYNLLEAKQKNLTTLLTFGGAYSNHIFATAAAGNLLGFRTIGVIRGEERLPLNSTLSFAVQQGMQLVYLNRERYRQRQTVELQAELRQQFGEVFIIPEGGSNLNGVRGCMEIIEAVGAVDTVCVACGTGTTLAGMALSLHQGQNAIAFPVLKNGDFLAAEIGNLLTNYLDSGMPAPNSTPASWELVCDYHFGGYAKVNDQLLQFAQQFTKDYNIPLDYVYTAKMFFGVMDLLQQGFFQKGDRILLIHTGGLQGNIGIEQRLK
- a CDS encoding cytochrome P450; the protein is MVLASKAKIDPNYPPGPKHHWLMGVVSEYTRNPIGFMSECAKEYGDIVYWQWPLLSFYQLNHPDHIEEVLVKKNNLFSKHLSLQILQRMFGNGLLSSEGDFWQRQRRLTQPAFHRDRIFSYGEVMVDYTNRLLTNWSDGKIIAIHEEMMHLTLEIVAKTLFGAEVTEVETVEKIMQISMAYFDDRNNNFLLFVIPDWVPLPHNLRFQKAAQQFDEIIYPIIQRRRESGEDQGDLLSMLLQMQDENGNRMSDKQLRDEAVTLFIAGHETTALAISWGWYLLSQHPEIEQKLHVELQTVLAGRTPTFADLPQLPYTDRVIMEIMRLYPPAWAMVRTALEDCEIAGYPVRAGDSMIMSQWIMHRDSRYFDQPEVFNPDRWEGDLAKRIPTFAYFPFGGGPRICIGQSFAKMEAVLLLATISQKFRLTLMPDQEITPWPAFSLRPKYGMKMLLNQR
- a CDS encoding VanZ family protein, which translates into the protein MLYLLKTPFKSIKMTSRQRWIFAFWVYFAILMSISLSAYLRVIPTQIPQFPYFDTVCHFILLGIAAYLSHLALDKRKIQIFNISLPLAPFLVMFFCVLDEIIQLFTPYRSFDLIDLAADLCGVILFTWLAEKQNLNKSVKNQP
- a CDS encoding Uma2 family endonuclease → MTIAQEKRYYSPEEYLEQEVNSEIRHEYIDGLIIPMTGGTPNHNQIALNFSGTLNYLLKRQPYRVFVTDQRLWIPNKRIHTYPDVMVVQTPLVFAEGRRDTLTNPVMIAEVLSKSTKSYDKDEKFAAYRSIPSFKEYILIDQDTMHVEQYCKVESNKWIFSEFEDGDTSLNLASVPCQILLADIYDKVDFNTED